In Idiomarina sp. PL1-037, a single genomic region encodes these proteins:
- the recR gene encoding recombination mediator RecR — translation MSISPAIDQLVDNLKRLPGVGQKSAQRMAFHLLERDRGGASRLAESLQLAVEKVGHCECCRTLTEEPLCRICSNPMRRENGVLCIVETPADVLAIEQTSQFQGRYFVLMGHLSPLDGIGPADIGLDELERQLQSEPVEEIVLATNPTVEGDATAHYIADIAAQLNINTTRIAHGVPVGGELGYVDQTTLGHAFSGRKQFSR, via the coding sequence ATGAGTATCAGTCCGGCAATCGATCAACTGGTTGACAATTTAAAACGCCTACCGGGTGTTGGCCAAAAGTCAGCACAACGTATGGCGTTTCATTTGCTCGAACGTGACCGCGGCGGAGCCTCAAGGCTTGCCGAGTCTCTGCAGTTGGCGGTGGAAAAAGTAGGCCACTGCGAGTGTTGCCGGACCTTAACCGAAGAACCTCTGTGCCGTATTTGCAGCAACCCTATGCGACGCGAAAACGGTGTGCTTTGCATTGTTGAAACACCCGCCGACGTATTAGCCATTGAACAGACCTCTCAATTTCAGGGGCGGTATTTTGTGCTGATGGGGCATTTGTCTCCGCTGGATGGTATTGGGCCGGCGGACATTGGCCTGGATGAACTGGAGCGGCAACTGCAGAGCGAACCGGTGGAAGAAATTGTGCTGGCAACTAACCCGACCGTGGAAGGGGATGCTACCGCGCACTATATTGCCGACATTGCCGCCCAATTGAATATCAACACCACTCGAATCGCTCACGGAGTTCCAGTAGGCGGTGAGCTGGGCTATGTCGATCAAACCACACTGGGTCATGCCTTCAGTGGCCGAAAACAATTTTCGCGATGA
- a CDS encoding YbaB/EbfC family nucleoid-associated protein, which yields MFKGGMGNMMKQAQQMQDRMQKAQEEVANMEVTGEAGAGLVKITMLGNHNVKRVSIDPSLMEDDQDMLEDLIAAATNDAVRRVEETSKERMSEITGGMGLPPGFKMPF from the coding sequence ATGTTTAAAGGTGGAATGGGTAATATGATGAAGCAGGCGCAACAAATGCAGGACCGCATGCAAAAAGCCCAGGAAGAAGTTGCCAATATGGAAGTTACCGGTGAAGCCGGTGCCGGACTGGTTAAAATTACCATGCTGGGTAACCACAACGTAAAGCGCGTAAGCATTGATCCCAGCTTAATGGAAGATGACCAGGATATGCTGGAAGACCTGATTGCTGCAGCAACCAACGATGCTGTACGTCGAGTTGAAGAGACCAGCAAAGAGCGTATGTCTGAAATAACCGGCGGTATGGGTCTACCTCCGGGCTTTAAAATGCCTTTCTAA
- the dnaX gene encoding DNA polymerase III subunit gamma/tau — protein sequence MSYQVLARKWRPLQFAEVVGQQHVLKPLEHALDKQRLHHAYLFTGTRGVGKTTIARILAKALNCEQGITAMPCGKCSACLEIEQGRFVDLLEIDAASRTKVEDTRELLDNVQYRPTRGRYKVYLIDEVHMLSRHSFNALLKTLEEPPEHVKFLLATTDPQKLPVTILSRCLQFNLKALTNDDITQQLNYVLSQEQVQADSEALPLLARSARGSMRDALSLTDQAIAQGGGSVSLDSVRRMLGNVPVADIAALLECVLEGDAEAVMQRVDSMVSMVPDLSSVLVELQSLLHQLALVQQVPTAANVFENSDVLKPLLRRMPAELIQVFYRTVLEGRREQAYAIDARSGLEMTLLRLLCFRPAEKGDYNISEPDSSAVEMPESKLAAPAPEVTEPEPEAEVTPQAEPELQTAAELSEPMQPSYSEREEPEFNYPPDDDAGFYHNDAPPYHTEEAAKSESVPEQTVEPTAEPTPEPAAQSSSGVADLLRVREQLAEKKSPDNSNKTLNSRAENGSPMPLTVPAKAEPEAQPTQAPESKGELSEELGSETNIESSVEPGTESNTDSTALPIAEFNQDTSNYELPELNDDIREAADVDKWSAMIAGMDISGLARQVLLNSELQKLGDDEWLILVAEEQKSLLNESTSQAVRDSLSGLLGAAARVVFKVGAPSQPTPLMVQQHINEYRHQRACEILYGDASVQELQQRFQAQIDESSIQAR from the coding sequence ATGAGTTATCAGGTACTGGCAAGAAAATGGCGACCCTTGCAATTTGCAGAAGTTGTCGGCCAACAACATGTTCTGAAGCCGCTTGAGCACGCGTTAGACAAGCAGCGGCTTCATCATGCTTATCTGTTCACCGGTACTCGCGGAGTGGGCAAAACCACCATTGCACGAATCCTCGCTAAAGCACTAAATTGCGAACAAGGTATTACGGCAATGCCATGTGGCAAATGCAGTGCCTGCCTTGAAATAGAGCAGGGACGGTTTGTTGACTTGCTGGAAATTGACGCAGCATCAAGAACCAAAGTTGAAGACACCCGCGAGCTGCTTGATAACGTTCAATATCGCCCTACCCGTGGCCGTTATAAAGTGTACTTAATTGATGAAGTGCACATGCTGTCAAGGCACAGTTTTAACGCCCTGCTGAAAACACTGGAAGAACCACCTGAGCACGTAAAGTTTCTGCTGGCGACAACCGATCCGCAGAAATTACCGGTCACCATTTTATCGCGTTGTCTGCAGTTTAATTTAAAAGCTTTGACGAACGACGATATTACGCAACAGCTTAACTATGTTTTATCGCAGGAACAGGTTCAGGCTGACTCCGAAGCGCTGCCACTGTTGGCTCGTTCTGCCCGTGGCAGTATGCGCGATGCGCTTAGCTTAACCGACCAGGCTATTGCCCAAGGTGGCGGTTCAGTTAGTCTCGACAGTGTCAGACGTATGCTTGGCAACGTCCCCGTGGCAGATATTGCCGCATTACTGGAATGTGTTCTCGAAGGGGATGCAGAAGCCGTAATGCAGCGTGTGGACAGCATGGTATCCATGGTACCGGACTTGAGTTCCGTTCTGGTTGAGCTACAGAGCTTATTACATCAGTTGGCGTTGGTTCAGCAAGTACCCACTGCCGCTAATGTTTTCGAAAATAGCGATGTCCTGAAACCCTTATTGCGACGCATGCCGGCTGAACTTATTCAGGTTTTTTATCGCACGGTTTTGGAGGGTCGCCGCGAGCAGGCTTACGCTATAGATGCGCGTAGCGGACTCGAAATGACTTTATTGCGTTTGCTGTGTTTCCGTCCGGCAGAGAAGGGCGATTACAACATTTCAGAACCGGACTCGTCTGCTGTTGAAATGCCTGAGTCAAAGCTAGCGGCTCCTGCTCCAGAAGTGACTGAACCTGAGCCTGAGGCAGAAGTAACACCACAGGCAGAACCAGAGCTGCAGACTGCAGCAGAGCTCTCAGAGCCCATGCAACCGTCTTATAGTGAGCGTGAAGAGCCTGAATTTAATTATCCTCCGGATGATGACGCAGGCTTTTATCATAATGATGCGCCTCCGTATCATACGGAAGAAGCCGCTAAGTCGGAGTCAGTACCTGAGCAAACAGTAGAGCCAACAGCAGAACCAACGCCTGAGCCAGCGGCGCAGAGCAGTTCTGGCGTAGCCGATCTATTACGCGTGCGTGAGCAGCTGGCTGAAAAAAAAAGTCCGGATAATAGCAACAAAACATTAAACAGTCGGGCAGAAAATGGCTCGCCGATGCCGTTAACTGTCCCGGCAAAAGCCGAACCAGAAGCGCAACCGACGCAGGCGCCGGAATCAAAAGGCGAATTAAGCGAAGAACTGGGTAGTGAAACTAATATAGAATCAAGTGTAGAGCCAGGTACAGAGTCAAATACTGACTCGACGGCGTTACCGATAGCTGAATTTAATCAAGATACCAGTAACTATGAGTTGCCAGAGTTAAATGACGATATCCGCGAAGCCGCCGACGTTGATAAATGGAGTGCAATGATAGCGGGCATGGACATTTCCGGGCTAGCCCGTCAGGTGTTGTTAAACTCGGAACTGCAAAAGCTTGGTGACGACGAGTGGCTGATTCTGGTGGCCGAAGAACAAAAAAGTTTATTGAACGAATCGACCAGCCAGGCCGTCAGAGACTCTTTGAGCGGTCTGTTAGGGGCAGCCGCAAGGGTGGTGTTTAAAGTTGGCGCACCGAGCCAGCCAACCCCTTTAATGGTGCAGCAACATATCAATGAATACCGTCACCAGCGCGCATGTGAAATATTATATGGGGATGCCAGCGTGCAGGAATTACAACAAAGGTTTCAAGCGCAAATTGATGAGTCATCAATTCAGGCGCGTTAA
- a CDS encoding adenine phosphoribosyltransferase — translation MESATTDISDSIGSIPDYPKPGIIFRDITPLLQNPDAFRLTINTLKQRYAEQGITQIAAVEARGFIFGSALAYAMGCGVTLLRKPGKLPGKVTRQNYELEYGSDELQMHENALTENDRVLIVDDLLATGGTVIAASQLIKSSGADVVEAAFVVSLPELGGEDKLQQAGVACYTLCQF, via the coding sequence ATGGAATCAGCTACGACTGATATAAGCGACTCTATCGGTTCCATTCCGGACTATCCTAAGCCAGGTATTATTTTCCGGGATATAACGCCTTTACTGCAAAACCCGGATGCGTTCAGATTAACCATTAATACGTTAAAGCAACGCTATGCTGAGCAGGGCATAACGCAAATTGCTGCCGTTGAAGCCCGCGGCTTTATTTTTGGTTCCGCATTAGCCTATGCCATGGGGTGTGGAGTCACTTTGTTAAGAAAACCCGGGAAGTTACCCGGCAAAGTGACACGCCAGAATTACGAGTTAGAGTACGGCTCAGACGAATTGCAAATGCATGAAAACGCTTTGACCGAAAACGATCGGGTGCTGATTGTCGATGATTTACTGGCTACCGGCGGAACGGTGATTGCTGCAAGTCAATTGATTAAGTCCTCTGGCGCAGACGTTGTTGAAGCCGCTTTTGTGGTTTCCTTACCTGAGCTCGGCGGTGAAGATAAATTGCAGCAGGCCGGCGTTGCGTGCTATACCTTATGTCAGTTTTAA
- a CDS encoding response regulator: MSVTLLVVEDKDKTLESICSAIEPLGFEVTTARDGLDGLSKAKLAYFDIVLLDHKMPVMDGLSLLKNLRDLDAYHRTPLLFMSTQDLVEIEPKALKAGATQCLAKPLNEDFLLDTLKSWAVRFVA; this comes from the coding sequence ATGTCAGTAACTTTGCTCGTTGTCGAGGATAAAGACAAAACGCTTGAGTCTATTTGCAGTGCAATAGAGCCTCTTGGCTTCGAGGTTACGACAGCCCGGGACGGTTTAGACGGATTAAGTAAAGCAAAGCTGGCCTACTTTGATATTGTTTTGCTTGACCATAAAATGCCAGTTATGGACGGTTTGTCTTTGCTGAAAAATTTGCGTGATTTAGACGCTTATCACCGTACTCCGTTGTTGTTCATGTCAACTCAGGACTTGGTAGAGATAGAGCCCAAAGCTTTAAAGGCTGGTGCGACTCAATGTCTGGCTAAACCTTTGAATGAGGATTTTCTGTTGGATACGCTAAAATCCTGGGCGGTGCGCTTTGTCGCCTAA
- a CDS encoding tetratricopeptide repeat protein: MKYTVKTFVSALAFVSVMSMTTVQASAQDLGFNIPDKETVEAQKKARDNKAASQSIGRAIMDAFELYEEEKIKEAIAVLEDQEPDPGYDSAYLGRFLGNLYAADERMADALRVLKSAVDKDVLGWSDQAAALKLVGQISLQEEKYEQSLEYLKKWVQFTGERDSQVFLYMANAHYQMKNFAEIIPFAEASLEAADKPEKNVYTLMMASYYERKMYPQAIEVLEEGLDKLPEVTQWWPQLAQFYMLEEDLAKSLQTMEIAYMAGYLDTESQYKMLVQLYDNEGIPYKAASTMEKHVEAGDIEKTAKNFGTIANSYHRAKELDKAVSWYERAADATNDSDDKGEYYRKQGNLMLLNEQYIAAATPLKKALDYLERKDQGRVYMSLAEAYFYGGDYRQAMRYVDEAATFDGQRRSARSWKGYIKSTAERKGIDLD, translated from the coding sequence ATGAAATATACAGTAAAAACATTTGTTAGTGCCCTGGCTTTTGTTTCGGTTATGTCGATGACAACGGTCCAGGCTTCGGCTCAGGATCTTGGCTTCAACATTCCGGATAAAGAGACCGTTGAGGCGCAGAAAAAAGCTCGAGACAATAAGGCTGCTTCGCAGAGCATTGGCCGGGCTATTATGGACGCGTTTGAACTGTATGAAGAAGAAAAAATCAAGGAAGCAATAGCGGTTCTTGAAGACCAAGAGCCGGATCCAGGTTACGATTCAGCTTACCTGGGTCGCTTTCTTGGTAACCTTTATGCAGCAGATGAGCGCATGGCTGATGCTTTACGAGTTTTGAAAAGCGCAGTCGACAAGGATGTGCTCGGTTGGAGTGACCAAGCGGCAGCTCTGAAGCTGGTAGGACAAATTAGTCTGCAAGAAGAGAAATACGAACAGAGCCTTGAATACCTGAAAAAATGGGTCCAATTCACAGGCGAACGTGATTCTCAAGTATTCTTGTACATGGCTAATGCGCATTACCAGATGAAGAACTTCGCTGAAATCATCCCTTTTGCGGAAGCTTCGTTAGAAGCGGCAGACAAGCCGGAAAAGAATGTCTATACGTTGATGATGGCGTCTTATTATGAACGTAAGATGTACCCTCAAGCCATAGAGGTTCTTGAGGAAGGTCTGGACAAGCTACCCGAAGTGACTCAGTGGTGGCCTCAGCTAGCACAGTTCTATATGCTTGAAGAAGACTTAGCTAAGTCTCTTCAAACCATGGAAATAGCTTATATGGCTGGATACCTGGATACAGAAAGTCAGTATAAAATGCTGGTTCAACTGTATGATAATGAAGGTATTCCGTACAAAGCGGCTTCTACTATGGAAAAACACGTAGAAGCTGGTGACATCGAGAAAACCGCGAAGAACTTTGGAACTATTGCTAATAGTTACCATCGCGCGAAAGAGCTTGATAAAGCCGTTTCCTGGTATGAACGCGCAGCAGATGCAACCAATGACAGTGATGACAAAGGTGAATACTACCGCAAGCAAGGTAACTTGATGCTGTTGAACGAACAGTATATTGCGGCAGCGACACCGTTGAAGAAAGCGCTGGACTATCTTGAACGAAAAGACCAAGGACGTGTGTACATGTCGTTAGCAGAAGCGTATTTTTATGGTGGTGACTACCGCCAGGCAATGCGTTATGTTGATGAAGCTGCAACCTTCGATGGTCAACGTCGCAGTGCTCGTAGCTGGAAAGGTTACATCAAGTCTACTGCAGAACGGAAAGGCATCGATCTCGATTAA
- a CDS encoding energy transducer TonB, producing the protein MVRFLVSLLLGAAVTFALFAFMAYLIGGGAQRNEAPPPSPVIDIVTSPPESDVQERRRTPPPPPPPPEQPPETPQSEPDTSDSSMNMNMGFDVDVGGADTGLSGPGGGLSSDGDATPIVRIEPRYPPSAARNGTEGWVQLRFTIDQQGGVTDVEVIDSEPRRVFDREARRALLRWKYKPKVVDGKPVRQEGMTVQLDFTMDGN; encoded by the coding sequence ATGGTGCGCTTTTTAGTATCTTTACTACTAGGTGCCGCCGTTACGTTTGCTCTGTTTGCTTTCATGGCTTACTTAATCGGCGGAGGAGCGCAGCGCAACGAAGCGCCGCCTCCATCGCCGGTCATTGACATCGTAACGTCGCCACCGGAGTCTGACGTTCAGGAGCGTCGACGTACGCCGCCGCCGCCACCGCCGCCACCGGAGCAACCACCAGAAACACCACAGTCTGAGCCTGATACATCAGACAGTAGTATGAACATGAACATGGGTTTTGATGTTGATGTTGGTGGAGCTGATACCGGACTTTCAGGTCCTGGTGGAGGTTTAAGTTCTGACGGTGACGCAACACCAATTGTTCGTATTGAACCGCGTTATCCGCCTTCAGCTGCGCGAAATGGCACAGAAGGTTGGGTACAACTGCGATTCACTATTGACCAGCAAGGTGGTGTAACTGACGTTGAAGTTATAGATTCTGAACCTCGTCGAGTGTTTGACCGTGAGGCACGACGCGCATTGTTGCGTTGGAAATATAAGCCCAAGGTCGTTGATGGTAAGCCTGTTCGTCAGGAAGGCATGACCGTTCAGCTCGACTTTACAATGGATGGGAACTAA
- a CDS encoding ExbD/TolR family protein yields the protein MARNRNREEEDASIDMTPMLDIVFIMLIFFIVTTSFVKEAGIQVNKPEANNTTKEPSANIFIAIRDTGEVWMDKRQVDVERVGANIERLLAEQPTDVVVIQADKQAEHGVVVEVMDQVKEAGIDKISIAAENN from the coding sequence ATGGCACGTAATCGTAATCGAGAAGAGGAAGATGCGTCGATCGACATGACGCCGATGCTCGACATCGTCTTCATTATGTTGATCTTCTTTATCGTAACGACCTCATTCGTCAAAGAAGCGGGTATTCAGGTTAATAAACCTGAAGCCAATAATACGACCAAGGAGCCTTCGGCTAACATCTTTATCGCAATTCGTGATACTGGTGAAGTCTGGATGGATAAACGTCAAGTGGATGTTGAGCGTGTAGGCGCTAACATTGAACGTCTGCTTGCCGAACAGCCAACTGACGTTGTTGTTATCCAGGCCGACAAGCAAGCTGAACATGGAGTCGTTGTAGAAGTCATGGATCAGGTTAAGGAAGCGGGTATCGATAAGATATCCATAGCTGCGGAGAATAACTAA
- a CDS encoding MotA/TolQ/ExbB proton channel family protein, with protein sequence MLYLMELWESIRDFLATGGDVLYIVMGVLFLMWVLMIERYWYLTGAFPKLRNEIIAKWDARKDTTSWYAHRIREAWISEANDKLNARILLIKTCVALCPLVGLLGTVTGMIAVFEIMAVQGTGNPRLMASGISMATIPTMAGMVAALSGMFFATRLESKVRRAKERLVDSLPHH encoded by the coding sequence ATGCTTTACCTGATGGAACTTTGGGAATCTATCAGGGATTTTCTGGCTACCGGTGGCGATGTCCTGTACATCGTCATGGGGGTGCTCTTTCTAATGTGGGTACTGATGATTGAGCGTTATTGGTACCTTACAGGTGCTTTCCCTAAACTTCGCAATGAAATTATAGCGAAATGGGATGCCCGTAAGGACACCACCTCATGGTACGCCCATAGAATCCGTGAAGCATGGATTTCCGAAGCGAACGATAAACTGAATGCACGTATTCTGTTGATAAAAACTTGTGTTGCCTTATGTCCGCTAGTCGGACTGCTGGGTACCGTGACAGGTATGATTGCGGTGTTTGAAATCATGGCAGTACAAGGGACGGGTAACCCTCGTCTAATGGCGTCGGGTATTTCGATGGCGACCATCCCGACAATGGCGGGAATGGTTGCTGCGTTATCCGGTATGTTCTTTGCGACGCGTCTTGAAAGTAAAGTACGCAGAGCGAAAGAACGCCTTGTTGACAGTTTGCCACATCACTAA
- a CDS encoding MotA/TolQ/ExbB proton channel family protein codes for MNKLVKSLMIAAAVTLSAGTTLAAQAQDQSEAKNLDELLQLVEKNRVSSRELNAEREREFTAARADKQALLNRAERQLEEEKARGKRLQEEFSENEIELANKEQELENAKGTLGEMFGVVRGAATETIGRIATSIVSAEYPGREDVLESLSEAKELPTLEELEELWKALLTEMVESGKVVKFDTEVTLLDGGSETREVVRVGTFNLISGNQYLLYNDTTEQVQPLGRQPQGSATSQAQEFANTEEGYEGVFLDPSKGQILSLLTGKATLEERYHQGGTVGYVITAVLILGLLISVFKLVTLTAGAGKIRSQLKNPEQPKDNNALGRILKVYQENKNADVENLELKLDEAILRETPRVESGINVIKILAAIAPLLGLLGTVVGMIGTFQSITLFGTGDPKIMAGDISMALVTTAMGLIAAIPLILAHSIVAARGKSIVHILDEQAAGIVAAHSEKE; via the coding sequence ATGAATAAATTAGTTAAATCGTTAATGATTGCAGCAGCAGTCACCCTTTCTGCAGGTACGACTCTCGCTGCCCAGGCTCAGGATCAATCTGAAGCTAAAAACTTAGACGAGCTGCTACAGCTTGTAGAAAAAAATCGTGTTTCTTCACGTGAACTGAACGCTGAACGTGAGCGTGAATTCACTGCCGCTCGTGCCGATAAGCAAGCGTTGCTAAATCGTGCAGAGAGGCAATTAGAAGAAGAAAAGGCTCGTGGTAAACGTTTGCAGGAAGAGTTTTCTGAAAACGAAATTGAACTGGCGAACAAAGAACAAGAACTTGAGAATGCCAAAGGCACCTTAGGTGAAATGTTCGGTGTTGTTCGTGGTGCTGCGACAGAAACAATCGGTCGTATTGCGACTTCTATCGTTAGTGCGGAGTACCCAGGTCGTGAAGACGTTCTGGAAAGTCTGTCTGAAGCGAAAGAGCTTCCTACTCTGGAAGAGCTTGAAGAGCTTTGGAAAGCCTTGCTGACTGAAATGGTAGAGTCAGGCAAAGTCGTTAAGTTTGATACCGAAGTGACTTTACTGGACGGCGGTAGTGAAACTCGTGAAGTGGTTCGTGTTGGTACCTTTAACTTAATTTCAGGTAATCAATACCTATTATACAACGATACTACAGAGCAAGTTCAGCCGTTAGGTCGTCAGCCTCAGGGGAGTGCGACTTCGCAAGCTCAAGAATTTGCTAACACTGAAGAAGGTTATGAAGGTGTTTTTCTTGACCCTTCAAAAGGTCAGATTCTTAGCTTGTTAACTGGCAAAGCGACTTTGGAAGAGCGTTATCACCAAGGTGGTACTGTTGGTTATGTAATTACTGCAGTATTAATTCTTGGTCTGTTAATCTCTGTATTCAAATTGGTTACTTTGACAGCGGGGGCAGGAAAAATCCGCTCTCAGTTGAAGAACCCAGAGCAACCTAAAGACAACAACGCATTAGGTCGTATTCTTAAGGTTTATCAAGAGAATAAGAATGCAGATGTTGAAAACTTAGAACTGAAACTGGACGAAGCAATTTTACGTGAGACGCCGAGAGTCGAAAGTGGCATTAATGTCATCAAGATTCTTGCGGCTATCGCCCCGTTGCTTGGTTTGTTGGGTACAGTTGTTGGTATGATTGGTACGTTCCAGTCGATTACACTGTTTGGTACCGGTGATCCGAAAATCATGGCCGGCGACATCTCTATGGCGTTGGTAACAACGGCTATGGGTCTGATTGCAGCTATACCATTGATTTTGGCTCACAGTATTGTGGCTGCTCGCGGTAAGTCTATTGTTCATATTCTGGACGAGCAGGCAGCGGGTATCGTAGCTGCGCATTCGGAGAAGGAGTAA
- a CDS encoding DUF3450 domain-containing protein, with protein MTKVIKRTKLAATLMGVMAFAGTGFAAAQQVDVAKLQNEEQKILNADEQSQEKINSLFEQSQDLLIEYRSVVSEYENLKVYNDHVQRLVNDQNATLESLQKQIDGIERTKQGVVPLMYEMIDSLEQFVKLDIPIHREKRMDRVERLRDIMDSSSVSTSEQFRQIIEAYQTEMDYGSGLISYQGNLEIDGEKVAVDYFHMGRVAFLAQSLDMKNAWIYNNETDEWTALEDEFIRPLTQAIRMSRKQLAYDLVKLPVFAAESAE; from the coding sequence ATGACCAAAGTAATCAAAAGAACCAAACTCGCTGCAACCCTTATGGGTGTGATGGCGTTTGCTGGCACCGGCTTTGCCGCTGCACAGCAAGTAGATGTAGCTAAGCTGCAAAACGAAGAGCAAAAGATTTTAAATGCTGACGAACAGTCACAGGAAAAAATCAACTCTTTGTTCGAGCAAAGCCAAGATCTTCTTATCGAATATCGTTCAGTCGTTTCTGAGTACGAGAACTTGAAAGTTTATAATGACCATGTGCAACGTTTGGTTAATGACCAAAACGCTACGCTAGAGTCTCTCCAAAAGCAGATCGACGGAATCGAACGCACGAAACAAGGCGTTGTTCCATTGATGTATGAAATGATTGACTCGCTTGAGCAGTTTGTGAAATTGGACATTCCAATTCACCGTGAAAAGCGTATGGATCGTGTAGAGCGTCTGCGCGACATCATGGACAGCTCAAGTGTTTCTACATCAGAGCAATTTCGTCAAATTATCGAAGCTTATCAAACCGAAATGGACTACGGTTCAGGTTTGATTTCTTACCAGGGCAACTTAGAAATTGATGGTGAGAAAGTGGCTGTTGATTATTTCCACATGGGTCGTGTTGCATTCTTAGCTCAGTCTCTGGACATGAAAAATGCTTGGATTTACAACAACGAAACCGATGAGTGGACTGCTTTGGAAGACGAGTTTATCCGTCCTCTGACCCAAGCGATTCGTATGTCACGTAAGCAACTTGCTTACGATCTGGTGAAACTTCCAGTATTCGCAGCGGAGAGTGCAGAATGA
- a CDS encoding primosomal replication protein codes for MREILNITSIQHIEQLLNTLQGRAEQIDGENRKKHRQLSESWFSPSLFNHSSNLAVDYVAETQNLFRQLQQSDNQEAQHYLAEKLSLQLEALNTAFRANKPPRQQQDHRITAQNQLQQMHQQLVTYRDYERRLTENLDTAAAGNNPTMIRNAQQRLNRCQMAIDTLEKKISRYEEG; via the coding sequence ATGAGAGAGATATTAAATATAACCTCAATACAACATATTGAACAGCTGCTCAACACTTTGCAGGGGCGGGCTGAGCAAATTGATGGGGAAAATAGAAAGAAACATCGCCAGCTTAGCGAAAGTTGGTTTAGTCCCTCCCTGTTTAACCATAGCTCTAACCTGGCTGTCGATTATGTCGCAGAGACCCAAAATCTTTTTCGACAATTACAGCAAAGTGACAATCAAGAGGCTCAACATTACCTTGCTGAGAAACTTAGCCTGCAGCTGGAAGCATTAAATACAGCTTTCCGGGCTAATAAGCCCCCGCGACAACAGCAAGATCATCGCATTACCGCGCAAAATCAGCTGCAGCAGATGCATCAACAATTAGTGACTTATCGTGACTACGAAAGACGACTAACAGAAAACCTGGATACGGCAGCCGCGGGTAATAATCCAACCATGATTCGAAACGCGCAGCAACGCCTTAACCGCTGCCAAATGGCCATTGATACTCTGGAGAAAAAGATTAGCCGTTATGAAGAAGGTTGA
- a CDS encoding histone deacetylase — translation MKKVDVPFIYSPLYSELDLPPRHRYPIEKYRLLKDWAVKHGATNNQWHQPAPLSWDQVARTHCPSYLSQLLQNSMDRSSWRRIGFPWSEQLLYRTLTSAGGTLLTTELALTKGVAIHFSGGYHHAHKDWGSGFCLLNDLAIACNEILVRHPRLKIVVLDTDVHQGDGTATLFENDNRVFTCSIHGERNFPFSKVSSNLDVPLAKHTCDKEYLAALENTLERINRDIKPDLILYDAGVDIYQRDELGHLDISLAGIFQRDLTVLSFAKRHEIPLAAVIGGGYQRNLPRLVRAHAQLLRASYYVYTASELTEG, via the coding sequence ATGAAGAAGGTTGACGTTCCTTTTATCTACTCACCTTTATACAGTGAATTAGATTTACCTCCCAGGCACCGTTACCCAATAGAGAAATACCGCCTGCTAAAAGACTGGGCGGTTAAGCACGGAGCAACGAATAATCAATGGCATCAGCCTGCACCGCTTAGCTGGGACCAAGTTGCGCGAACGCACTGTCCAAGTTATTTGTCTCAGTTACTGCAGAACAGCATGGATAGAAGCAGCTGGCGACGCATAGGCTTTCCCTGGTCGGAACAGCTATTGTACCGTACCCTAACCTCCGCTGGAGGCACACTGCTAACGACCGAGCTGGCACTAACGAAGGGAGTTGCCATACACTTTTCCGGCGGCTACCACCATGCTCACAAAGATTGGGGCAGCGGCTTTTGTCTACTTAACGATTTAGCAATAGCCTGCAATGAAATACTGGTTCGCCACCCAAGGCTAAAAATAGTGGTACTGGATACTGATGTTCATCAAGGTGACGGAACCGCCACGCTCTTCGAAAATGATAATAGGGTGTTTACCTGCTCAATACACGGGGAACGCAACTTTCCATTTTCCAAAGTTAGCTCTAATCTGGATGTCCCTTTAGCTAAACATACCTGTGACAAAGAATACTTAGCGGCTCTTGAAAATACCCTCGAACGCATCAACCGCGACATTAAACCTGATCTTATTCTTTACGATGCCGGTGTCGACATTTATCAGCGGGACGAGTTGGGTCATCTGGATATTAGTCTGGCGGGTATTTTTCAAAGAGACCTCACTGTACTAAGCTTTGCTAAACGACATGAGATTCCTCTGGCGGCTGTCATCGGCGGTGGGTATCAACGTAATTTACCTCGTTTAGTCAGAGCCCATGCTCAACTATTAAGAGCCAGTTATTATGTCTATACTGCAAGTGAGCTAACAGAAGGATAA